The genomic window CTGCCACCGGGGCTGAACGTCAATGGCGACGGTGCTCTGGTAGCAGTGCGGGCCAATCCGAATGACCCTTATGGAAAAGTGCTGATTGTGGCAGGAAACAGTGGCGAGCAGCTGCTGGCGGCGGCAAGAGCGCTGGCGCTGGGCAACTCTCTGCTCCAGGGCAGGACGGCGAACATCTCGCAGATACAGCTGCCCCCGGCAAGGAAAGAGGACGATGCGCCTCTGTGGCTGAAGGCGGGACAGACCAACTCCTTGTGGGACTATGCCACCGATACTGAGCTGCAAAGCGACGGCTCCGGACCCATGGCGGTCTATCTGCGCGTTCCTCCAGACCTTTACTTTGGCGACCGGCAGGACGTCCCGATGCATGTGGACTACCGCTACAACGCCATCTCGCTGGCAAACGCCTCAACGCTGCGGATTACGGCCAACGGTGGTCTGGTAAACGAGCTGCCGCTGCCGCATGAGAACAATCCGAAGAAGACGCTCGCCTACGATGCCGCAATCCCGGTGGTGAACCTGCGACCGTTCGCCAACACGTTTCTGTTCAATTTCTATTTCCAGATTGCGAAGATGGGGAACTGCCAGGACACGCCGCCGATCAATCTGCAGGGGGCCATCCTGCGCAGCAGCTATGTGGACCTGCGGGGGATCCAGCATTGGGCTGCGATGCCCAACCTGGAACTGTTTGCCAATGCCGGCTTTCCTTTTACGCGCTTTGCCGACCTTTCGCAGACGCGGATCATTCTTCCCGCGCAGCCGAGCCAGCAGGAGATGGAGGCCTATCTGATGCTGCTGGCCTACTTCGGGGAGCAGACGGGGTATCCGGCGCTGCGGGTGAGCACCGGAGACGCTGCCAAAATGGGGGGAGACGAGGACTATTTGGTGTTGGGAACGGCCGGCGACCAGCCCGCCTTTGCACGCCTGAATGAACAGCTTCCGGTGCGGGTCCAGGACGGCGGACTGACGGTCCGGGACACGGGCGGGATGTTTGCTGCCATCAAGCGGGCCTGGTGGCAGGTGGCCGAGATGCGTCCGGACTGGTGGTGGAAGCTGGGCCGCTATGATCATGATGGCCTGATTGAAAGCCTGAGTCAGGCCCCGGAGACGCTGCTGCAGGGGATTGAATCGCCCTGGAAGCCGCACCGGTCGGTGGTGACGATTACCTTCCGCGACAATGATGCGGTCGGCGCCTTTGCGGCGGCCTTCTGGAAGGCGTCCATGTCGGGGGACATCAGTGAGTCGGTGAGCGTGCTGCATGGAAAGCAGTTCAGCTCCTACCGGCTGGGCGAGCGTTACTATCATGTGGGAGACCTGCCCCTGTGGGATCGCATCCGCTATATGCTTCGGAGCTTCCCCTGGCTGATTGTGGTCCTTACGTTTGTACTCGGACTTTTCATTGTTCCCTGGACGAAGTTGTGGCTGGACCGGCGCGCGCAGGCGCGTTTGGAGGCAAAGAACGTATGAAGCGGTGGTGGGTGCTGACGGCCCTGTTCTTTTTGCTTCGTGGGGACCTTCCGGCAGAAACGGGCTGGTCCTTGTGGGACGCATACGCTGCCAGTTTTATCAGCCCGCAGGGACGGGTGATTGATGCGGACCGCAATGCCATGACCACATCGGAGGGCCAGAGCTATGCGATGTTCTTTTCGCTGGTGGCCAACGATCGGGCAACCTTTGACCGCGTGCTGGGCTGGACGGAGAAAAACCTGGCCAGCGGCGATCTAGGGCGGCAACTGCCGGCCTGGAGCTGGGGCACCAAGAAAGACGGGTCCATGGGCGTGCTGGACCCCAATTCGGCCTCTGATGCGGACCTGTGGATGGCCTACACGCTGTTGGAGGCCGGACGGCTATGGAAAAATCCCTCTTATTCCCAAAAGGGAGGGGCGCTACTTTCGGTCATTTCCAGCCAGGAGGTCGACCATGTGCCGGGAATCGGACCGGTCCTGTTGCCGGGAAAGGTGGGTTTTCATCCCGCGGCGGAACAATGGTTTCTCAACCCGAGCTATCTGCCTCTGCCGGTCCTGCTGGGGGCCGCGCATTATGCACCCCGGGGCTCCTGGAAGCAAATGGCCGCAGCGCTTCCGGTGTGGTTGAAACAGGCCAGTCCGGCCGGGTTTGCGATGGATTGGGTAGAATGCGATGGCAAAGGTGTATTTCCGGCAGCGGTCCCGGGAGACCCTGCCGCCAGCGCCAAGGGTAGCTACGATGCGATCCGGGTCTATTTGTGGGCCGGGATGGCAGCCGATGAGATGCCGCAGAAGGCGCCACTGCTCGAAGATTTTGCCGCGATGGCGCAATATGTGAAGGCCCACGGGGCGCCCCCCGAGAGTGTTGCGCCGGATGGCCATGTTTTAAGCACGGCCGCCCCGCCGGGTTTTCTGGCGGCGATTTCCCCATTTCTGTTCAGTACAGGAGACCGCGTGACCGCGGAGACGCTGCTGCGCAATGTAAAGGCGCAGGTCTCGTCTTCGACAGGTTTGCTGGGAGAGCCGGCGCGGTATTACGACCAGAACCTGGCGCTTTTTGCGCTGGGATGGTATGAAAAACGCTTCCGGTTTGCGCCGGATGGAACGCTGAGGCCCGTATGGAAAAAATGACCCGCCACATCCTCCGTACGTTTACATTCACTGCCGCGCTGGCATTGCCGATGGGGATGTCCGTGCAGTTGCTGGCGCAGTCCGCTGCCGAAAAGGCGTTGCTTGAAAAGGCGCAGAAGCTGGCGGCGAGCGGGCATCCGGAGATGGCGGCGCAGACTTGGGAACAGGTGCTGCTGGCCGACCCCAACAATCGCGAGGCGCTGGCCGGCATCGCCCGGGCAGAGATGCAGCTGGGCAAGGCGGCCGAGGCCAGGCGGTATCTGGACCGTTTGCGGGCCAATGGCGGAAGCCAGCAGGAGATCAACCAGATCCTGCAGGTCCAGCGTGTGCAGCCGCGTTCCGAGCGCCTGGAAGAGGCGGGCCGTCTGGCGCAGGAAGGCAATTATGCCGGGGCGATGCAGATTTACCGGGAGGTTTTTGGAAACAAGCCCCCGGCGGGCGATGTTGCGCTGGCCTATTACGATACGGAGGCCGCAATTCCCTCCGAGCGCGGCCATGCCATTGAGGGGCTGCGCAGTCTGATGAAGCAGTTTCCCGGAGACTCCCGGTATGCCATCACGCTGGGGCGGGTGCTGACGTATGATCCGAAGACCCGCGCCGAAGGGATGGCCATCCTTCGGCAATACCCGCAGGTACAGGCGGCGCAGGCAGCGCTGCACCAGGCCGAGGCGTGGAATGCGCAAGGGGCCAGTACGGCAAATACCTTGACTGCGGGCCAGGAGGCGGCACCGCCGCGTCCGGCCGGAAACCCGCTGGAGGCGGCCGCCTACCGCGCGCTGAACAGCGGACAACTGGATGAGGCCCGGGAGAAATTTCAGGAGCTGCTGGCCAAGCAGCCGCGCAACGCCCAGGCCCTGGCGGGGATGGGATATCTTTCCATGCGGCAGCAGGATTTTGTCTCGGCCAGTGATTATTTTGAGCGGGCGCGCGCAGCCGGGGCTCATGGCCTGGAGAGTGCCATCAGCAATGCGCATTTCTGGCAGAAGA from Pseudacidobacterium ailaaui includes these protein-coding regions:
- the bcsZ gene encoding cellulose synthase complex periplasmic endoglucanase BcsZ — translated: MKRWWVLTALFFLLRGDLPAETGWSLWDAYAASFISPQGRVIDADRNAMTTSEGQSYAMFFSLVANDRATFDRVLGWTEKNLASGDLGRQLPAWSWGTKKDGSMGVLDPNSASDADLWMAYTLLEAGRLWKNPSYSQKGGALLSVISSQEVDHVPGIGPVLLPGKVGFHPAAEQWFLNPSYLPLPVLLGAAHYAPRGSWKQMAAALPVWLKQASPAGFAMDWVECDGKGVFPAAVPGDPAASAKGSYDAIRVYLWAGMAADEMPQKAPLLEDFAAMAQYVKAHGAPPESVAPDGHVLSTAAPPGFLAAISPFLFSTGDRVTAETLLRNVKAQVSSSTGLLGEPARYYDQNLALFALGWYEKRFRFAPDGTLRPVWKK